GGGCCAACGTACCCTAGCAACTGTTGTCGTCAATAGAAGTCGATTGCAAAGAGCACAAGAGCGCATTCATAAAAGATTTTATATGGCAGATATTCCAACCAATATGAAGCCAGATGCAATAATGTATCCAGCGCTTGACAGCAATGTTATTAAAAGATCGTATGATATCAGCGATTACATAAGGAGACAACTCAAAAGTTATAACCCGAGAAGAAACTACAAAATCTATATCAATGGGATAGAACAGATCTTTACTAACTTTGAATCCAGTATTGGTGATAGTGGACTCTTTGAAGACGCTGCGAACTTTCCCATGGTAAAATATTATGCAAGTTTGCCGCAGGCAAACAACCAGCCAGCCATTCTTCTGTTTCAGTCCTCCGCTGATGAAGTGGACCGTGAAATTGGCAAAGTAGTGGATGAGCAGACTCTTGTGGGATACATGCCAATTACCCAATATACCAATGTGACCTACGAAACTACAGCTAAGAAGTTTAATAGCCCCAAAGATTATCGATCAACATTATATTGGAATGCCTTTGCTACGATCGAAGCCGGAAATACATCAGGACTTTTCACCTTCTTTAATAATAGCCGAGCGAAGGGATTTTGTATAACTATCCAAGGTATCACGGAATCTGGCAAGGTTGTTTATTATAGAGAAGTGTTTAATTAAGGATGTTGAATACCGAGCATATAATGCAAAATGTATAAGCTCGGTACTCAACAAAAAGACTAATATCCAAACACGCTAAATTCACCTAAGTGTGTAAAAGCGTCGCCCTGATTTTTCGGTGCTGTCATTGTAACTCGAACATATCTCGCTTTAACTGTTTTGGGCAAAATATAGTCTTGCCAACCATCATTTAATGGATTGAATTCTATATCTTTTGCAACATTGGTAAAATTATTGCCATCGACTGATACTTCCAGGTTATAACGTACAAAGCCATTACTGCTATTTTTTCTACGAATCATACTTATTTTAGAAACAAACCTTGCTTTGCCGAAATCTATTCTAAACCAATGCGGAAATGGGGCCGGTGTACCCCAATCGGAATGCCAATAGGTATCTGTATTATTATCAATTAATGCAGCAGCTCCTCCACCATCTCCCGCTTGATTGTCCGACACGGTAGCTGTCCAGCTGGCTTTATCAGTAAATTCTTTAGGCGGTAAAATGACACCATCAAAGGAAACAGAAGCGCCTTCTTTTCCCGTCAAAGTGACATGTACATTTGTCGGATTACCTTCAAGAAGTAATTCTCCATCTCGATCGCTCGTAGAAACCTGAGCTATTTTCGAACTTCCATTCCATGTGTATTCTACCTTTACAGTTACTTGCTCTCCTAGCGTGTTTGTCCAAGCAGTAATAGCATTTTTTGGTCCACTATAGTAATATGCAAAAGAAGGAACCAATGTCTTATAAGGCAAAGTTCCTGGTGATATTTCTACAAGTTTTGTTTTTGACCTGTTTAATGTCGCATCGGAAATTGTAATATTAAAATCTATGTTTTTTGTATCATCAAAAAGTTTATCGACGATCAACACATCAGACTTCGAATTCTCGCTTTCCAGCTTTCTGTTCTCTCCATTTACAACATAATTGATCACGTACTTAAATGTTTTATCAGAAGTATTAGGAAAAACAAATTTTACTCCGCCATCGACTTTGTCTGTTGCAATATTGGCCAATTTATAATCTACCTCATAAGGACGCGGCGTTAGTTTGGCGTCTGTTACTTTGGATGCAGTTGCATCGGCTGTAAGGTATTTTAGTGCGAAATCATATTCCTTTAATTCGTCTAAATGAATGATTGTTGGTTTTGTAAAATCAGTCACTTCAACCCGTTTCTCTCCCCCATCGATATAACTAATCTGTGCTTTAGCGACACGGTCACTTAAAGCTGGCCAGTGAATCTCTATATTTTGATTAAAGGTAGAAACTAGGGTCAAATTTGTTGGTTTCGCTGTAGGGCGTGTTTCAGTAACAATCACCTCTTGACCTTCCTGTTTAGGAAAAACTAGTTCTTCTTCCTTACATGCATAGAATGAAAGCAGCAAACCTACAAAGAGAAGACTGTGATTCAGATTCATTTTAAGTATTCTTTTCATTTCAAAGGGTTAATTAGTTAAGGTTTTAGGAATTCTACCTCATAATTGTTTAAGAATGTCTGTCCATCCAAATTCCATTCTTTCTGTGTTTGCAATTCCAACCAGTAAAAAATCTGTGTGTAATAATCTGTCGACTGTATAAAATAAAAGTTCTTGCCGAAATCACATGGTGAAATTTTTGTTGTATTTTTACCTCTATATGGTCCGGTCAGTTGCATCGCGCTTTTTCCAGAAATCTCATTTGCTACGACGCCAGCAGCATTTGGGCTCATTTTCCAAAACCCCTTAAGGCTTGCACCATAGCTGGAAGATTTTAGATCATCTTTATAGCAAACAAAATCCCTAATTTCTTCTTGGGACAAAGCTTTGTTCAAAATATGTACATCTGCAACATCAAAATCTACCAAATCGTAAGAAATGCTGGGTCTATATCCGAAAATTAAGGGATCAGAAGTCTTGATATTCTCAATTTTCATATTCTCTGTTGTTGATTCTTGCGCCAATGTACCATTATTATAAATTTTAATATTTAGCTTATTGGGACTAATGGATTTTAACACCGCTGTCATTGTATACCAATCGCCATTGATTTTTCCAACTTGACAAGTTGCCACTGATGATCCATCACTGACCCGAACTTGTATATCATTTCCAAAAGTATAAAACATCCATCCTGGTGTGCCTGTTGACGTATTTGAATCTTTCCCAAATATTCCAGAATACCAATAATTATATGATCCAAGATCATAAGTGCTAGGTATCTTTGTATTATTCCGATTAAACCTAAACTTCGAGAAAATCGTCAATTCATTTGTTGTCGCTAAATCGTAATCACTTTTATCACTAATATTCTCACTAAGTGCTCTTACCCCTAAAGGATATACACCGGTACCATCGTATCCCCACATCCGTACGGAGCTCATTCTTTCCCCATTCAATTCTGCCGATTTAAAGTTTTTGTTTTCGAATATGGCGAATGTATTTCTCTCTGCAACAGAATTTCCTCCATAGGACTTATCTATACCTCCGTGATTGGAGGTTATTATTATTAACCAATCTTCTAGCAAAAAATTAGGTCGCTTTTCAAGCGCACTTGTTATCTCACCAATATATCCATCTATTTTATTCAAGGCAGAGACATATCCAGCATTTTCGATGTTAAACCCACCATTTTTCCCTGCTTCTAACAAATCTGTAAATTGAACTATCGTTAAATCATTGTTCTTTTTATTTAACAATTCTACGACTTTTGTTTTTACCGCTTCATCAGATTTAGT
The window above is part of the Sphingobacterium sp. ML3W genome. Proteins encoded here:
- a CDS encoding discoidin domain-containing protein; its protein translation is MKRILKMNLNHSLLFVGLLLSFYACKEEELVFPKQEGQEVIVTETRPTAKPTNLTLVSTFNQNIEIHWPALSDRVAKAQISYIDGGEKRVEVTDFTKPTIIHLDELKEYDFALKYLTADATASKVTDAKLTPRPYEVDYKLANIATDKVDGGVKFVFPNTSDKTFKYVINYVVNGENRKLESENSKSDVLIVDKLFDDTKNIDFNITISDATLNRSKTKLVEISPGTLPYKTLVPSFAYYYSGPKNAITAWTNTLGEQVTVKVEYTWNGSSKIAQVSTSDRDGELLLEGNPTNVHVTLTGKEGASVSFDGVILPPKEFTDKASWTATVSDNQAGDGGGAAALIDNNTDTYWHSDWGTPAPFPHWFRIDFGKARFVSKISMIRRKNSSNGFVRYNLEVSVDGNNFTNVAKDIEFNPLNDGWQDYILPKTVKARYVRVTMTAPKNQGDAFTHLGEFSVFGY
- a CDS encoding alkaline phosphatase family protein, with amino-acid sequence MKKYFNRIKAAICALAILIVWAGCTKYENPPAVYEDLEQGGDGTVKRKVLFISIDGAVGQEIKKNLPKNLTNLLKTSKYTFNALADENTSDASTWMSMMSGVSFANHGITDDSYIPKPNENNPHQTVGGYPSILYRMSTIAPNKKTAVISRSVAINDRLLVSANETYETKSDEAVKTKVVELLNKKNNDLTIVQFTDLLEAGKNGGFNIENAGYVSALNKIDGYIGEITSALEKRPNFLLEDWLIIITSNHGGIDKSYGGNSVAERNTFAIFENKNFKSAELNGERMSSVRMWGYDGTGVYPLGVRALSENISDKSDYDLATTNELTIFSKFRFNRNNTKIPSTYDLGSYNYWYSGIFGKDSNTSTGTPGWMFYTFGNDIQVRVSDGSSVATCQVGKINGDWYTMTAVLKSISPNKLNIKIYNNGTLAQESTTENMKIENIKTSDPLIFGYRPSISYDLVDFDVADVHILNKALSQEEIRDFVCYKDDLKSSSYGASLKGFWKMSPNAAGVVANEISGKSAMQLTGPYRGKNTTKISPCDFGKNFYFIQSTDYYTQIFYWLELQTQKEWNLDGQTFLNNYEVEFLKP